A region from the Cyprinus carpio isolate SPL01 chromosome A8, ASM1834038v1, whole genome shotgun sequence genome encodes:
- the LOC109047961 gene encoding tetratricopeptide repeat protein 39A-like isoform X2: MKMSGEAETLSNGSEMSDLSVALQDCMVALDLFLRNEFDEALTRLKSRSKDSMYHALTYATILEMQAMMTFDLEDILAAGNTMKEAQAVCQRYRKKSTFNSKNFTEEELHAEVCYAECLLQRAALTFLQDENMISFIKGGMKVRNSFQIYKELHTILKSASYVHGDNHGHFEGGVKLGVGAFNLMLSLLPTRTLRLLEFVGFSGNKEFGLQQLQEGSAEQTFRSFLCNMLLLCYHTFMSFILGTGEGDVEDAEKLLQPYLKKYPKGSIFLFFAGRIEEIKGNLDAAIKRFEECCEVQQHWKQFHHMCYWELMWCFTYKKHWKMAYFYADLLSKENAWSKATYAYMKAAYLSMLSREECQPFGENEVALFRQVPSLKQKIAGKSLPTEKFAIRKARRYNTDNAIPLPAPPLEMMYIWNGYTVIGKHTDLTEGMLKTLDEAQQTLEQHPRTEFTTDDQCVVSLLKGLCLKHLGFKEEAEHYFTLVLCNESQIKYDHYLVPNALLEHGLLCLEQGRIEEAIKLLETAKQNYKNYSMESRTHFRIQAALHKARGTAMNGDHCSPSSP; the protein is encoded by the exons ATGAAAATGTCAGGAGAGGCAGAAACTCTGTCAAACGG GTCGGAGATGTCTGACCTGTCAGTGGCTCTTCAAGACTGCATGGTGGCACTGGATCTGTTCCTGCGAAATGAATTTGATGAGGCTCTGACCAGACTTAAGAGCAG GAGTAAAGACAGCATGTATCATGCGCTCACGTATGCCACTATACTGGAAATGCAGGCCATGATGACCTTCGACCTGGAGGACATCTTGGCTGCAGGCAACACAATGAAAGAGGCACAGGCTGTGTGTCAAAg ATACCGTAAAAAATCTACCTTCAACAGCAAAAACTTCACAGAAG AGGAGCTCCATGCTGAAGTGTGCTATGCTGAATGCCTCCTCCAGAGGGCAGCACTCACTTTCCTGCAG GATGAAAATATGATCAGCTTCATTAAGGGAGGAATGAAAGTGAGAAACAGCTTTCAAATATACAA GGAGCTACATACAATCCTGAAGTCCGCAAGTTATGTTCACGGTGACAATCATGGTCATTTTGAGGGAGGCGTTAAGCTCGGGGTCGGGGCCTTTAACCTG ATGCTGTCATTGTTGCCAACACGGACTCTTAGGTTGTTGGAATTTGTAGGCTTCTCTGGTAACAAA GAGTTTGGTCTTCAGCAGCTCCAGGAAGGCTCTGCTGAACAAACATTTAGGTCTTTCCTTTGTAACATGTTGTTGCTTTGCTACCACACCTTCATGAGCTTCATTTTGG GCACTGGAGAGGGAGATGTGGAAGATGCAGAAAAACTGCTGCAGCCTTATCTGAAAAAGTATCCGAAG GGATCCATTTTCCTGTTCTTCGCTGGTCGAATAGAGGAAATTAAAGGAAATCTGGATGCT GCTATCAAGCGTTTCGAGGAGTGTTGTGAAGTTCAGCAGCACTGGAAGCAGTTCCATCACATGTGTTACTGGGAACTGATGTGGTGTTTCACCTATAAAAAGCACTGGAAGATGGCCTACTTCTATGCAGACCTGCTCAGCAAAGAGAACGCCTGGTCTAAG GCTACATATGCATATATGAAAGCTGCTTACCTCAGCATGCTGAGTCGTGAGGAATGCCAGCCGTTCGGGGAGAATGAGGTGGCTTTGTTTAG ACAAGTTCCCAGTCTGAAGCAGAAAATAGCTGGCAAATCATTGCCCACAGAGAAGTTTGCCATCAGAAAAGCTCGACGCTATAATACAGATAATGCCATTCCTCTTCCTGCACCTCCATTG GAGATGATGTATATCTGGAATGGCTACACTGTGATTGGGAAGCACACGGACCTGACAGAGGGCATGCTAAAGACCCTGGATGAGGCCCAGCAGACGCTTGAGCAACATCCAA GGACCGAGTTCACCACAGATGACCAGTGTGTGGTTAGTCTGCTTAAAGGGCTCTGTCTCAAACACTTGGGTTTCAAGGAAGAAGCTGAACATTACTTCACCCTCGTCCTCTGCAA TGAGAGTCAGATTAAATATGACCACTACCTGGTGCCCAATGCACTTCTGGAACACGGTTTACTGTGTTTGGAGCAGGGCAGAATAGAGGAGGCCATCAAACTTCTGGAGACAGCTAA gcaaaattataaaaactactCCATGGAATCCCGGACTCACTTCAGGATCCAGGCAGCACTACATAAGGCACGAGGCACAGCTATGAACGGAGACCACTGCTCACCCTCCAGCCCTTAA
- the LOC109047961 gene encoding tetratricopeptide repeat protein 39A-like isoform X1: protein MSFWRRNKKNDDKKDQLKTEESLDSPTSPSESPNIEKDGLDPVITDYGSEMSDLSVALQDCMVALDLFLRNEFDEALTRLKSRSKDSMYHALTYATILEMQAMMTFDLEDILAAGNTMKEAQAVCQRYRKKSTFNSKNFTEEELHAEVCYAECLLQRAALTFLQDENMISFIKGGMKVRNSFQIYKELHTILKSASYVHGDNHGHFEGGVKLGVGAFNLMLSLLPTRTLRLLEFVGFSGNKEFGLQQLQEGSAEQTFRSFLCNMLLLCYHTFMSFILGTGEGDVEDAEKLLQPYLKKYPKGSIFLFFAGRIEEIKGNLDAAIKRFEECCEVQQHWKQFHHMCYWELMWCFTYKKHWKMAYFYADLLSKENAWSKATYAYMKAAYLSMLSREECQPFGENEVALFRQVPSLKQKIAGKSLPTEKFAIRKARRYNTDNAIPLPAPPLEMMYIWNGYTVIGKHTDLTEGMLKTLDEAQQTLEQHPRTEFTTDDQCVVSLLKGLCLKHLGFKEEAEHYFTLVLCNESQIKYDHYLVPNALLEHGLLCLEQGRIEEAIKLLETAKQNYKNYSMESRTHFRIQAALHKARGTAMNGDHCSPSSP from the exons ATGAGTTTCTGGAGACGCAACAAGAAGAATGACGACAAAAA GGATCAACTCAAGACTGAAGAGTCACTAGACAGCCCCACGTCTCCATCCGA gtcaccTAATATAGAGAAAGACGGGCTGGACCCTGTCATCACTGATTATGG GTCGGAGATGTCTGACCTGTCAGTGGCTCTTCAAGACTGCATGGTGGCACTGGATCTGTTCCTGCGAAATGAATTTGATGAGGCTCTGACCAGACTTAAGAGCAG GAGTAAAGACAGCATGTATCATGCGCTCACGTATGCCACTATACTGGAAATGCAGGCCATGATGACCTTCGACCTGGAGGACATCTTGGCTGCAGGCAACACAATGAAAGAGGCACAGGCTGTGTGTCAAAg ATACCGTAAAAAATCTACCTTCAACAGCAAAAACTTCACAGAAG AGGAGCTCCATGCTGAAGTGTGCTATGCTGAATGCCTCCTCCAGAGGGCAGCACTCACTTTCCTGCAG GATGAAAATATGATCAGCTTCATTAAGGGAGGAATGAAAGTGAGAAACAGCTTTCAAATATACAA GGAGCTACATACAATCCTGAAGTCCGCAAGTTATGTTCACGGTGACAATCATGGTCATTTTGAGGGAGGCGTTAAGCTCGGGGTCGGGGCCTTTAACCTG ATGCTGTCATTGTTGCCAACACGGACTCTTAGGTTGTTGGAATTTGTAGGCTTCTCTGGTAACAAA GAGTTTGGTCTTCAGCAGCTCCAGGAAGGCTCTGCTGAACAAACATTTAGGTCTTTCCTTTGTAACATGTTGTTGCTTTGCTACCACACCTTCATGAGCTTCATTTTGG GCACTGGAGAGGGAGATGTGGAAGATGCAGAAAAACTGCTGCAGCCTTATCTGAAAAAGTATCCGAAG GGATCCATTTTCCTGTTCTTCGCTGGTCGAATAGAGGAAATTAAAGGAAATCTGGATGCT GCTATCAAGCGTTTCGAGGAGTGTTGTGAAGTTCAGCAGCACTGGAAGCAGTTCCATCACATGTGTTACTGGGAACTGATGTGGTGTTTCACCTATAAAAAGCACTGGAAGATGGCCTACTTCTATGCAGACCTGCTCAGCAAAGAGAACGCCTGGTCTAAG GCTACATATGCATATATGAAAGCTGCTTACCTCAGCATGCTGAGTCGTGAGGAATGCCAGCCGTTCGGGGAGAATGAGGTGGCTTTGTTTAG ACAAGTTCCCAGTCTGAAGCAGAAAATAGCTGGCAAATCATTGCCCACAGAGAAGTTTGCCATCAGAAAAGCTCGACGCTATAATACAGATAATGCCATTCCTCTTCCTGCACCTCCATTG GAGATGATGTATATCTGGAATGGCTACACTGTGATTGGGAAGCACACGGACCTGACAGAGGGCATGCTAAAGACCCTGGATGAGGCCCAGCAGACGCTTGAGCAACATCCAA GGACCGAGTTCACCACAGATGACCAGTGTGTGGTTAGTCTGCTTAAAGGGCTCTGTCTCAAACACTTGGGTTTCAAGGAAGAAGCTGAACATTACTTCACCCTCGTCCTCTGCAA TGAGAGTCAGATTAAATATGACCACTACCTGGTGCCCAATGCACTTCTGGAACACGGTTTACTGTGTTTGGAGCAGGGCAGAATAGAGGAGGCCATCAAACTTCTGGAGACAGCTAA gcaaaattataaaaactactCCATGGAATCCCGGACTCACTTCAGGATCCAGGCAGCACTACATAAGGCACGAGGCACAGCTATGAACGGAGACCACTGCTCACCCTCCAGCCCTTAA